The Cicer arietinum cultivar CDC Frontier isolate Library 1 chromosome 1, Cicar.CDCFrontier_v2.0, whole genome shotgun sequence genome contains the following window.
GTTGCGATTTGTGATTGACAACATTGATAAGTAGTAAAGTAAATAATCTCGGTCGTTGACCAAGAATAATATTGCTGCACTGCCTACGCATACATAACAAATCATAGAagtataaaatatcatttgattTTATTGCTCAAAGATGTAAAATAAACAGAAAAGGAGAAAAACACATTCAAAATGAAGGAGAGGAATCACCCATTCAAAGTTGGAATTGTGACATCAGTGTTTTCCATACAGTTACTAAGATCAATGCATTCAGTAGAATAAGAAGAGTTAGCACCATCCATCATTTTTGCCTCTCCATTAGTGGAAAAAACAGTCGAAAACAGCTTCTGAATTGACACCAGTTGCATTGCTAATTCGCTTTTCTCAATTTCTGTTATCAACTAAACACCAAATTAACAAAACATCAATTAACAATAAACCTGTTAGATATAGTTGAAGTTAGTTAATGTATCATAATCAAACTAATAAATCTTAAATAAGTTGTAGTTAATATTAACGAACTTACAACTACCTATAACTAACTTCATCTATATCTAACAAAATGAGTGAATTAGTGTATCATAACCAAACTAACAAATTTTAACTAACTTGTCAATACTAACTAACCTATAACTATCTGTAACTAACTTCAACTATAGTTAACAAAACACATGAAATTgagagaataataataataatagttagaATGAGATAATAGAAAACCTTTGGGGGTTCATGTTCTAGGTCAACAAAGAGCAATTGAGAGTTCAAAGTTGAATTAACAAAGTCAGTTAATTCCGTTACGTGAATCAAGTAAATCATCTCTTGAATAACAATTATTCTTAGATGCTGAAAAATTGGAGATTCTTTCTGAGCGAGTTGAAGGAGTGAAGAGAGTTGGTGTTGAAGTTGAGGCATTATTCCACCATAGTCAATCATAATTACTGCTCTCATTTTTGTAATTAGGGCAATAATATCTGTGACACCATAAATTTAGCGTTATAATTGATTcgattaaataaattgaaatctTATATGTGAGAGATAATAAAGTGTTACCTAATTGTAATCGACGCTTCGTTGAAGATTTTAGGCGCCAATTGATTTGCGCTAAACATGAATCCAATATCTTCGTGCTTTCGTCCAATTCTAACACTTCCATTTTCTTCTTCTCGTTatgtttcaatttcaaaaatggcaccttcttctccttcttcttttttttttttggtaagaAAATGGCACGTTTTTCTGGTTTGGGCTGTATCGGTGCGGGGCAGGCCAGACCAAGATGATATGGGCTTAGCCCAATATCTAATGATGATTATTGAGAAATTTTTTCCTGAACCCCTCAAATTATACTAGTACTTTCACAAATGCTATAAAATGACATATTTGTCTCCGtataaacattaaaatttgttatttttttaccattatattatttatttttatggtaCATAATGACTatcaattttttctattttatcgaaaaacttttttttaagttttctaggataaacactttgaatttttttttttttttaaattttctgatACAAATGTATTTACTGAAAAGCTTACTTTCATGATTTTTGATACTAGTCTTTTTagaaatattgaaaatttttttCCAACATTTATGAACACAACTCGTTAccggaatatttttttttaagtttttcaataGTTGCCGGAAACTTAGAAATcacaaattttttagaaatttttataatttttttaataatattttcaatcttttacattgaaaaactttttttaatgatttttgatCCACACATTTTCAACCTTTTAATtggaattattttaaaaaaaaatttatgtaccagaaatctaataaaaatttccagtagttttcaaaaaatttagattGTTTGATTCAAAACtctttaattgataaaaaaaaaagataaatttgagttgataaaacaataaaacatttaaaaagtaactttgttatttttaaaatagtgcGAGGTATAGGGGTGTAGGTATGTATAATGATAGGGATGCATAGtatttgtgaaaataatttttattttatttttaaaaatatgtgttaATTTAAGTTGTTATAACAAAGAGGTAAGATTTCTGACCAGATATTAATCATTtgtaaaagagaaaataatcaTGCATGTCTCAAACCTTAACTCATTTGTTTTTCCTATATTTTTGCAAAATAAACATTGATCAAACCATCATATAAATCACGGAGGCATAAAAGACCATGAAATGAAATTATACTTAGTGGACAAATAATTGATTGGTTATTTGATGGAAAACACTTGGAGGTGAGTGGACAAATAATTTAGTGCATTATTTTGTAGTTCAACAAAatgtttttcttctaaaaaactaaGTAGTAAGTTGATTTTTGTAGCTTTTCTATATGAAATTTTGGACACAACAAATTTTCTCATTTTATGAAAAACAGAAatgatatttaaacataaaatttgacAATCTCATCTTATATGTATAGTGTATGTTTAAAAATGCAATTCTTTCTCTCTTACTTTGAT
Protein-coding sequences here:
- the LOC101507120 gene encoding uncharacterized protein isoform X1 codes for the protein MEVLELDESTKILDSCLAQINWRLKSSTKRRLQLDIIALITKMRAVIMIDYGGIMPQLQHQLSSLLQLAQKESPIFQHLRIIVIQEMIYLIHVTELTDFVNSTLNSQLLFVDLEHEPPKLITEIEKSELAMQLVSIQKLFSTVFSTNGEAKMMDGANSSYSTECIDLSNCMENTDVTIPTLNGWLLGYPVVYLFGKEHIADAIYNLSTKYLHIFQVFVCRNTNLKKGSQPEELLSFSVPYDVSMRGSKEQWAEAFLARMQAKWERCPNVWKSLKMEVSECHPQAIVL
- the LOC101507120 gene encoding uncharacterized protein isoform X2 gives rise to the protein MEVLELDESTKILDSCLAQINWRLKSSTKRRLQLDIIALITKMRAVIMIDYGGIMPQLQHQLSSLLQLAQKESPIFQHLRIIVIQEMIYLIHVTELTDFVNSTLNSQLLFVDLEHEPPKLITEIEKSELAMQLVSIQKLFSTVFSTNGEAKMMDGANSSYSTECIDLSNCMENTDVTIPTLNGWLLGYPVVYLFGKEHIADAIYNLSTKYLHIFQVFVCRNTNLKKGSQPEELLSMRGSKEQWAEAFLARMQAKWERCPNVWKSLKMEVSECHPQAIVL